The uncultured Bacteroides sp. DNA segment CTTTATTCAGCCCCACGGTACTGAATCCGTCGATAGTCTCGTCTTTCTCTACATAAGTAGCATGGCGAACCTCTGTACCAGTCTTGTTACCGCTATAAGTATCAGTACCTCGGCGCAAGTAGTGCGAATCATATTTGCTGATGTACTTCACGGCATAAAGAATATAGTCTTTAGGTTGCACATCCCAATCGCTTTTTTTTATGCGATTGGGAACATCAACCAAGGGCTTTCCAGCTAAGATGGAGTCAGCATTCTGCACGTTGGTCATCACTACAGGGATAACATAATTCAATCCCGTAGATTTTGGGTCATTGAAGAATGCATCGGTTAGATTCACTGTGACGCCACCTAGTACTTGGCCCTTTTTTATGACAATCTTGTCGGCGCTCAATGTATAGTGAGAAGCGGGCAAAGGTTCTACGTCACCTCCGGTGCTTTCGAAAGTGTAACCATCGCACAACGAATTGTCTACCCGGATACCGATTTCTACATCTCCCTTGTTTTCGTATACACCGCCTATTGTTGCCATAATCTGGCACTTGTGCTCGTTGTCCAATGAGTTGTCCACTGATTCATCCTCACCCAGTGTAATGGTGCGGATGGGACTTTGATAGGCAAAGTAAACCGCAGAATATTTATAGTCGGGAAACTCCCTGTCTCCATTTTCACATGAAGTAAACAAGGCTCCCGCCATAGCGGCTATTATCAGGAATGATTTTTTCATTGCTATTTTCATTTATTCAGTTTATATAAATTCGTTTACACGTAGCCTGTTACTTACCATCCTTTATTCTGGATGAGGGCATTAAACTTCAATATTTCGCTATAAGGTACAGGACCGTAGTACATGTAATCCTTGTAGCCGCGTTTCTCCACGTCTACCACTTCATGGTTAGTTCCCGTAATTTTCATGCCCTTTACGGTTTCGTTGAGCTTGCTGATATCCACCTTCCAACGACGCAAATCCCAGAAACGGAAACCTTCGAAACAGAGCTCCAGACGACGTTCGTTGCGGATGAGTTCACGCATTTTATCTTTATCGCCTTTCACCGACTCCAGATAAGGATCACCGCCATTCTCACCGATACCGGCACGTTTGCGAATAGCCTTAACTACGTCGTAGGCCGAGTAGCTGTTAGTTCCTTTACCTTGCGGTCCCCAAGCCTCATTGGCTGCTTCAGCATAACCCAGGAAAATTTCGGTGTAACGAATCCAAGGTTTAATATGGTAACCATTAGTGGTGTTGCTAGGATTAGCATTCACATTCATATCCAAGAACTTGCGTAAATAATAACCAGTGCGCGTAGAAGCACCATCGAACTTGTTCATAGCATCGTTGTTACTGCCGTCGAAAGCAGTTGTAATAACACTCTTACCCGTACCTGCCTTGCTACCGTTATAGATGATGTACAGACCTAAGCGAGGGTCACGATTAGTATACGGATTCTGAGGATCGTATCCACTTTGCGGGTCATTGATGGGGTAACCTGTCAGTGAAGGAAATGCATCTACCAAGTTCTGCGAGGGATTTACCCGCCCCTTGCCGAAGAGCGAAGGAGGATATTGATCTTTTTCAAGGTCGGCACTTTCGTTCTTATTGCTGCGCCACAAGAATTCGGGACGGTTGTAACCTGCTGTCAGGTTCTTGATACCGTTGGCGTCTTCGTACCATTTATTACCCGTGGGGTCAATGTTGGCTATAGGATTACTGCCAATCTTGGCCAGCACTTCAGCCATGCTATTGGCGGCCTGCTCCCAAGTAACTCCAGAGCCTTCGCTATAGGCAGGACTTGCTGCAAGCAGAGCGGCTTGGGCACGGATGGCTCGGGCTACACGACCACTCATACGATTCTTTGCATGGTTGCCAAACACACGGTTGTACTGACTAAGGTCGGCGCCCATCTGGATATATTTAGCGGGTACATCGCCTGTAGCATTTACATCACCATATTCTTCGGGAAGCATTTCAATGGCTTTGTCTACATCCTTATTCAGTTGGTCAAGACATTCACGAAATGTGTTGCGAGGCTTGTTAAAATCCGAATTGATGTTTTCCGACTCTGTCAGGATGGGGATACCCAGTAGTTGCCCATCAACACCCCATCCGGCACAACTCATCAACAGATGATACATGTAGAGGGCACGCATACCATAGGCATCACCTTGGAAACGTACTTTAAAAAGGTCGGAAGCCACTTTATCTCTGGCCCATTCCACATTTTCGGAAATTTCCAAAAACTGGTTTAGGTATTGCCATGATGCACGTAAGTATTGCCAACTGTCCATGGGATTGTTGTCAGCGCGCCAAGAACCGGTTGCCATCTTCAGATAAGAATTTCCTATATCATTGGATACGGCATCATCAGTCGCTACATCAGTAAACTTCCAAGAGTTGGCATTTTCACCCAGCGGATTACTGATATAGGCATGGCCCAACAAACCGACAGCCCATGAAGGCATATTTTTCAAGTCTGCCGCATCTTTGTGGTTCTCTATTGCCGGCTCAAACAAATCGTCGCAAGCGGAGAATGCCACTAATAATGCCGCTGATAAGATGATCTTTTTTAGTTTCATAACTTCTTATTTTTTCAATCTTGATTATTAAATTTATCATTTTCTTAGAAAGTGCCCTTAAAACCAAGTTGGTAGAAGCGTGTTTGAGGTGCACTACCTACGTTCAGTTCTAAAGTTTTGCGCTCTTTCGCAATGGTGAGCAGATTGTTTGCATTGGCAAAAAAGCTCAAACCCTTAATGAAAGTTCCCCTCAAGACTGTTTCAGACATTTTGTAAGTAAGCTGAACTTGAGTAAGATTAAAACGGTCGTTCTTGTACATCCAGAAGTCGGAAGTGCGGAAATTGTTGGCACCGTCAGTCGTAGTCAATCGTGGATAGGTAGCTGTAGCTGCCGTCTCAGGAGTCCAACGGTTACGCACCACTTCCGAGTATTTGCCGTCTCCCTTTACCCAATAGTATGAGTTGTCTTTCATACCATAGCCGCCCAAGTAGACGTTACCCATGGCATAAAGGGTAAAGTTGCGCCACTTAGCAGTAAGATTGATACCGCTCATGAAAGGAGAGTCCCAACGCCCTAAGAATACACGGTCGTTGTTGTCAATCTTCTTATCGTTGTTTTGATCTTTATAACGTATGTCGCCAGGTTTCACGTCTCCAAATGTCTGTTCAGGAGCAGCATCAATTTCGGCCTGGTTTTGGAAGAAACCTTCGCTCTGCAATCCCCAATGTCCGTTCAAGGCGCGACCAATAGCTGAGAGATAGCCAAACTCAACGTTCTCATCTCGCTTCTTGGCTGTACTCTTGTAGTACATTCCGCTTACACCAAGAGTTAGTTCCACTTCACCCACCTTCTTATTGGCATATACGCTGAAATCGAAACCAGTACGCTGGTCTACATTGAAGTTCACGTAAGGAATGATAGACGATGTCGGATAACCGGTCTGCGTGAAATAGTTGGGATACAACGAATTGGCACGAATCAATCCACCATCCATTTTGCTTGTGAAGAAGTTAACGTCAAAACTGATCAGCTTGTCCCACATAGAACCGCGCAAACCAGCGGTCAGCTCTTTGCGCTTCACGTAGGTCATATCAGGCTTGTCACCACGTTGGAACTCAGTGGCAGCCAAACCTCCGTTGTCACCCCAACTGTACCAGCCACCCGATTGTATCACTGCCTTATAAAGGTAGTAACCGTCTTCGTTATCGGAATCGGGATCGGTGATATCAAGGTCTTGATTGATTATACCTGCCGAAGCAGTTACCATCAGGTCATCAAAGATGGAGTTTTCCATAAATGACTCTTTAGCTAGATTCCAACCCAGAGTAACTGTGGGAGAAAAAGCTGTGCGCTTGCCTTCTGGCAACTTGGTCGAATAAGGCATTGCAACACTGAAGTCAGCATAGTATCTATGTTGATAGTTATACGATGCCTGAAAACCTAAATTAGCATTGGTAGTGCGGTGATAGTGTCCGCTCCGTTGTGTCTGCCAAGCATTGGCCAAAATCATAGCAAAAAGATTATGGTCGGCATTGATTGTACGCTGGAAATCGAACTGACCGGATACGTTATAAGTGTATCGATAGGCCGAATTGTTAATGTTTTCACTGCCACTCTTCTCATCCTTGCCATACTGCGTGATGCTTGCAATAACATCCTTTCCATTGTAATTGGTCCACACAGGCGCAAATGTAGCATAACTACTAGTATAACCCTGATTGTAGGTAGAAGCATAGTCTATACCATATTTGGCACGGAGATAAAGTCCTTTAAGTAATGGAGAGAGATTGATATCGAAACGTGTATTAAACTGAAACTGGCGGCTAACAAGCTTGCTGTCTCCAGCTGCATATGCATCAGCTACCGGATTAGTTGGGTTCTGTTGCGTACCACCGAAGAAGTATTTACCATCTTTAATGTAACTACTGTTAAGCACAGTATTCAATGAACTCGGGTCGGTCTCTTCTATGTAACTCAGAGGAATGAACGGCGACACGAGATGCGGACGCAGCGTGGCGGCTTTCCCCCACCAGTCCACGCTAGCTGCATAAGAGTCATAGAAAGTAACATTGGCATCAGCCTGCGCTGTGATAAGTTTATGTAATTTCATATCCACATTTCCGCGTACAAAGAAGCGGCTGTTGTAATTATCCTCCGTATTGCCCACCTTAAGGAGCGATGACTCGCGATAGTAACCTGTAGAGGTATAATACTTCACTTTCTCACTACCCCCTGAAATTTCGGCTATTGCTTCGGAGCGATTGTATGCTTTCTTCAGGTAATCTGAAGAGTACATATCGAAGTTGGGATAGCGATAGGGATTCAAACCGGATGCATGATTATAGATAGCTTCCTGCGAGTAGTTTGCAGCCAAACCATCGTTAGCACGAGCTTCGTTATAGAGACTCATATACTCTGCTGAACCCAAATATTTGGGATAAGACTTTGGAGTATAGAAACCTGTATTGGCATGAACATTTATTCTGAGATCGCCTACATTACCACGCTTGGTAGTGATGCAGATGACACCTTTGGCGGCACGCGGCCCATAGAGTACTACAGCCGAAGCACCCTTTAAGAGAGTGATCTGATCTATCTCATGAGGGAGCACATTGTTTGCATCGCGCACCATACCGTCCACCATAACGAGGTATTCGCTGTTTCCCCAGATGTTACCATTGAAACCACCCACCACATTGTCAACAAGAGCCAAACTATAGTTTGTATATGCCTTTTTTGACATTTCCTTCATATCAATGACTGATACTCCGCCCAATAGGTCGCTTCGGTCTATGGAACGGAATGCCACTTGCACCTTTTGAAGCGTATCCGCTTGGGTAGCTTCCACCAAGTCGGCCAGCGTCTCTTGAG contains these protein-coding regions:
- a CDS encoding SusC/RagA family TonB-linked outer membrane protein, with translation MKHIYKGLVFCAAFAFAHTHIAAQETLADLVEATQADTLQKVQVAFRSIDRSDLLGGVSVIDMKEMSKKAYTNYSLALVDNVVGGFNGNIWGNSEYLVMVDGMVRDANNVLPHEIDQITLLKGASAVVLYGPRAAKGVICITTKRGNVGDLRINVHANTGFYTPKSYPKYLGSAEYMSLYNEARANDGLAANYSQEAIYNHASGLNPYRYPNFDMYSSDYLKKAYNRSEAIAEISGGSEKVKYYTSTGYYRESSLLKVGNTEDNYNSRFFVRGNVDMKLHKLITAQADANVTFYDSYAASVDWWGKAATLRPHLVSPFIPLSYIEETDPSSLNTVLNSSYIKDGKYFFGGTQQNPTNPVADAYAAGDSKLVSRQFQFNTRFDINLSPLLKGLYLRAKYGIDYASTYNQGYTSSYATFAPVWTNYNGKDVIASITQYGKDEKSGSENINNSAYRYTYNVSGQFDFQRTINADHNLFAMILANAWQTQRSGHYHRTTNANLGFQASYNYQHRYYADFSVAMPYSTKLPEGKRTAFSPTVTLGWNLAKESFMENSIFDDLMVTASAGIINQDLDITDPDSDNEDGYYLYKAVIQSGGWYSWGDNGGLAATEFQRGDKPDMTYVKRKELTAGLRGSMWDKLISFDVNFFTSKMDGGLIRANSLYPNYFTQTGYPTSSIIPYVNFNVDQRTGFDFSVYANKKVGEVELTLGVSGMYYKSTAKKRDENVEFGYLSAIGRALNGHWGLQSEGFFQNQAEIDAAPEQTFGDVKPGDIRYKDQNNDKKIDNNDRVFLGRWDSPFMSGINLTAKWRNFTLYAMGNVYLGGYGMKDNSYYWVKGDGKYSEVVRNRWTPETAATATYPRLTTTDGANNFRTSDFWMYKNDRFNLTQVQLTYKMSETVLRGTFIKGLSFFANANNLLTIAKERKTLELNVGSAPQTRFYQLGFKGTF
- a CDS encoding RagB/SusD family nutrient uptake outer membrane protein; the protein is MKLKKIILSAALLVAFSACDDLFEPAIENHKDAADLKNMPSWAVGLLGHAYISNPLGENANSWKFTDVATDDAVSNDIGNSYLKMATGSWRADNNPMDSWQYLRASWQYLNQFLEISENVEWARDKVASDLFKVRFQGDAYGMRALYMYHLLMSCAGWGVDGQLLGIPILTESENINSDFNKPRNTFRECLDQLNKDVDKAIEMLPEEYGDVNATGDVPAKYIQMGADLSQYNRVFGNHAKNRMSGRVARAIRAQAALLAASPAYSEGSGVTWEQAANSMAEVLAKIGSNPIANIDPTGNKWYEDANGIKNLTAGYNRPEFLWRSNKNESADLEKDQYPPSLFGKGRVNPSQNLVDAFPSLTGYPINDPQSGYDPQNPYTNRDPRLGLYIIYNGSKAGTGKSVITTAFDGSNNDAMNKFDGASTRTGYYLRKFLDMNVNANPSNTTNGYHIKPWIRYTEIFLGYAEAANEAWGPQGKGTNSYSAYDVVKAIRKRAGIGENGGDPYLESVKGDKDKMRELIRNERRLELCFEGFRFWDLRRWKVDISKLNETVKGMKITGTNHEVVDVEKRGYKDYMYYGPVPYSEILKFNALIQNKGW
- a CDS encoding DUF5627 domain-containing protein, yielding MKKSFLIIAAMAGALFTSCENGDREFPDYKYSAVYFAYQSPIRTITLGEDESVDNSLDNEHKCQIMATIGGVYENKGDVEIGIRVDNSLCDGYTFESTGGDVEPLPASHYTLSADKIVIKKGQVLGGVTVNLTDAFFNDPKSTGLNYVIPVVMTNVQNADSILAGKPLVDVPNRIKKSDWDVQPKDYILYAVKYISKYDSHYLRRGTDTYSGNKTGTEVRHATYVEKDETIDGFSTVGLNKVQWARPTRNTAGKIIDSKLLLAFDESGNCTITSNSQGVVASGSGKFVVKGDKKSWGNEDRDALYLDYAMDYDGIHCATKDTLVVHYRGVKAEWFTPLKK